The DNA region acatacagagtagtaATATGTAGCAGCAGAATGCGGCCGCCTCAGTCATGCTGGTTCAATGCAACCAAGGCGCAGATTCGCAATCCGGGGCGGGCCTGAACCCCTATCTACAGagactactccgtacactgaATAGACTATCACGGGAACATTCTCCTGTTGAGAAAAGGAACTCTCCGAGATCTCAAAATGGAAAGTTACGGTGACATTTGCTGAGACCACGTCAGACGAATTATGTTATGTTCCTGGCTGTACGCTGTAGAATTGGATACAGGATGGGATGATCTGCTCACGTGGCTTCACCGCTCTCAACGTTGAGATGTGTCATCCTGAGGCGGCTATTGGCCAGCAGGGAATTGATTGGATGCGTTCTAGTGCCATATCCATGTAATAGCAATGCGGGATGAGGGGAAATACAAGTAATGAGCAGATTTGTTCGGGTCGAGGACTGGGTCCGTACGGAGAACGGAGTAGAGTAGGTTGAAACCCGGAGATGGTAGTACAGTCAGTCTGACAGACGACGGGGTAAGGACAAATTTAAACACTAATAAGAAATATAATAGGAAATATAATAGGAAGGCTAAATAACTCTAATAATGGAATGCTAATGCCAACAGTCATACTCAAAATTCCGAGGACCAAGGGAAGTCTTTCCGCGAGTGCTTTCCGGACAATACGTGGGGAAGCATAACCGAGAACCAGTCGACTGCGGAAGATCGTCCTGTAGAAGGTCAAGAGTGTAGTCATAGGATTACCAGAAGAATACTTGCTGCTATTTCGGAAGACATAaatatcctcatccttccctCGTTCTGTGACTGTCATCgtctcttctctccttctctaGTGTCTCAATCTGTCCTCTCCTACTATACTGAGCTCTACTCAGTACATCGCATCACTCCAACATCGACCGGGCCAGATCTCCCCACCGATCttcccaacaacaacagcattGGCATTCATTGCTGTTTTCATCTCCTTTTCGTCATCACCATAAATAGTCCATCCTTCGCCTTTTTTCAATTCTACAtttcatcttctcatcttcTCTGCCTTCTCATTTTCATTCTCATACCTTCTCTGATTCTCTCCAATTCTACATACCACAATGGCTGCCCCCCGTTCGTCTTCGTTGCGTGCCCTGCGCATTCTCTCCCAGCAGAACCCGGCTACTCCCAGCCTTCGCCGGAACCTCCACATCACCGGCGCTCAGTCTGCCCAACCTGCCAACGTTGCAGACAGAACCTCTCTCTACTCAGCCCAGACTGTCCCCGATCTCAAGTCGGAATGCAAGAAACGGTCTCTGACAGCTGGTGGTAGCAAGAATGAGGTAAGCCCATTCCTACAGTTGGGTTCCTGGACGTTATGCTAATGTAATCATAGCTCGTTGAGCGCCTTGCCAACCATGACTTCCTCCAATCCCGTGCCTTCAGCATCGCGATGAGAAGAATCAACGGAAATGCTTTCGCAGAGTATGTATTCCTCGGTTCATCCTCAAATCACAAGCTCAACTGACACCCGTGATTAGCAGCTCTAGCCGTGAATTCAACACCTCCCGCTCCCAGAAAGCCGTCAATGACTCATCCACCGTCGACTTTGCCTACATGCCTTCCATGGAAGAGCTCCATTCGTCGGCCCCTAACCCCGGTCCCCGCATCCCGATCCTTCCCGACCTCTACAAATCTGCCGAACCCGCCCTGACCACTCCTACCGCAGCCACCGGCAACTACCCGCCCATGAAGCCCCAGGTTTACACCGTGGCTGGCGTCACGTCCGACGTGGCTGCCAGTCCGCTGTCGGAAGTTGTGGACAACCACGCCGTGGACATTGACCCGTTCTCGCTGACCGAGACGGTCGGGCGATCGCGTCTGGGCGAGATGCTGCAGCGGCAAAGCGGGTTTTCTTTTAGGAGTTCTCGTCAGCCAGGAGAAAAAGGGGTGATTGGGGAATTAATGAGTTCTATGATGGAAGATATCTTCCCTAAACAGCTGCGGAAGTAACGGATACCCGAgattattttcttttttattacTTTCTCGTTTGTCATTAGCGTTATGATTTGATAGCCTTGGCggtttttcttttgtgtTATGATTAGGGGTTCAGTAATACCAATTACTGTCAATTGACGGACTATACCACTGTTTACAACATGCAAGTACATACAAGTAACCACCGGAGTTCGCTGTATACTCTGGCAAACGATCAGACCACCGACCAACGTCCGACCAACGTTGGTCTGGCGTAGATCAGTGAACATCGGAGATTATCGACCCAAAATGACGGACAGAGTTCGACTCCGTTTGCCCGACAGGCACAGGCACTGGGGTCAGCCACCGATTGATCAGTGCCGTCCGTTGTCTCGAGATAATTCGGGCCGCGGAACAGGATCAGATAACAATCTTCCGCGGATGATAATCACGGGATTGATTATGAGGAGTAGAGTACTCCCGTGGGATTATATTGATATTAAGGTTGAACTGTTGTTTTTGCAGTGCAAAGAACTACTCCGACGTCCCGATCTTCTCCGATCTGAATATGATGGCATGTGAATTAGCTGAAGATGTACAAGGTCCTTTTTGTTGCATATGATGATGGAAACAGTGGTTGATAGTTAGTTGATAGATAGGGAATTGTATATGCAAACAGCGGAATAGGTCAAATGACGTACTCTGAAATGAGTGAATGACGGTCCCCTGCATTATGGCTAGGGCTATCGCTTTGTACTGTCTGGTCATAGTTTATGGAGTGTTTGTATTCGTATTCCCCATCGCGTTCTCTATGATTCTAAGGGAATACTTTGTCCACGTCTTCCTTCTGGAATACTCACTTCATCTACTCATCTATATGATCTTTTCTATATAGACACCAAAATGAACTGAACTGAAATCGATGCTCTTGAAGTTTTACCTCGCAGGACACCAAGTATTGCCATGCCCTTGTACCCCTGATGGTTTTTTCGGAGCCGCTCCCAGGTATCAGCCGACCCTCGTTAGAGGACCGCCACAAAAATATATGTATGTCCTGTTCACTGGGGGAAAGATTATGGTGAATATGTGGGAGAACGGGGTCTTACTGAAAACACTTGGTACCAGAAATGAGCACCCGTTTCGAGTTGCTGGTCGTTCTCGCGTCTGCAATGATTCCTTTCCATTGCGGTGATAGCTCGTCTGCGCGTGTCTGACGACAATTTTTTTCTTCGAAGCTGAATGTGTGGACCTATCGGACCTTTCCAGCATGAGTCTTGCTTTTCATTTAGAGTGACAAATTTTCGTGTGCTTGATATCCTTTCGTATACCTTGGACTAAACTGGAGAAGGGCACTGTAAGTCAGTTGGGAATATTAGTGATAAGCCATCAACTGACGCATTACAGTACTACGAAGCATCTGGTATTATACCTTTGCTATACAATGGATGGGTTCTCACGCCGTGTCGACCATTTGTGCTCCAAAAATCCATCTCTCTTGGTTCTTGGCACGCTCGACATCACGATTTTCGACAACTAGGGGACCGGGTAAATGCTTCAATCCAGTCTGGCGACTGGAAGGTTGGAATACTGACGTTTTCAATTCTCTAGTTCAGTGGATCAAGAATAATCTTACACCCGCTCGTGCTTCACCTTATAATGCAGTTTCTTTGTGTCGCAGGGACAGAACCACTCTGCGCAGCATCAGTGTTGCGCTTAGTCGTCTCCATGCAATGAAGTCCTCGACAGTGCTCGTCCTCCATTAAACCTCGAAGAATACCTGCGACACCATACTTGGTACTTCCTTGTGCCCCGTCGATTTCTTCGCTTTTTTCGGGCCTCGAATTTCGCAGCTTGCCAATTTATATACCCCCAGGGTGTTGCATGAACCGGACCAGAGGGCATTAAAACCTTCTCCTGAGGATTCATGATTTATGCCTCAATACCGGCTGGTGAACACGGGCTTCCTTGACAACGAGCCTTTCGACCGATGATCTGCAACTTATGTTTATATCACAATTGTTTGCTCTACAATTACCCCTATATACAAACCTCACGGGCAATTCAGGGTAAGTCATAATATTACCTTGGATTTGATTGACTGATTTCTTGACAATAACGCTTGAATAGCTGGTGAGTTTTATCATGGACTGTCATGAGGCCTACCTTGGATTTGGCAGTCGCGCCCACATGTCGAAATTTCGATTCGGAAACATGCATTTGGGCCCTGCAATTCGACATGACCCAAGCCAAAAAGCTTCTCCTCAGACACCATTGAACATCCTATTCACATTAAACTACCTTGCAATGGTTTTTGCGCTTTGGACATTGTTACAATGTTGGCGATATTTTCCAGGCTATCTTGACAGCATCAGCCTGAGACCCCCGGAGCTCTCCTTAGGGCTCGGCTGTCAGCAGTCCTAGGCTGGCTTCGAAGCCTCTTAACGAGCCAGTGACTGTTCCAAAAGGGCCCAAGAGGCGAACGTAACGTTAAACTCGAACTATCATATGTAGGAAACTCCATTGTGCATACTCTGATTCCGAAAGCATAGAGATCGGCCTCATAGTGGCCTGCTTTTGTCTAACTCTCCAACATCCAAGCTAGGTGGCGCCCGCTCGCTCCTTGGAGAGGGCTGGAGAGGGGAAATGGCAACTTACGTCCACAGGTATGCTCGGTATGATTGGCAATTGCTTGTACAAACATGACGCAGAGAAACGAATTACTATGTTATGTCTCCGGGAAAGAAATTTTGAAAGGTGAGCTCAGTCTCGAATTTCTCCACAAATATGTCTGGACTCCGAATATTAATGACCTGACGATATCTTATCACTAGACCTGATTTTTACATGCCATATACGAAACAGATCGTCTTAAAGTATATCCTTGCGGCAGTCGAAGTAATGTTTTGCTGCTGTGTTTTTTGGGCTTGTGTCTACGGAAGTTGGAGGTAAGTGAATATTATGTCGTATTTGGGTTGGAAGCTGTGCTGACTATTGCCTAAGCGCCTCCAGAGATAATCCCGACCTCCTTCAGCAAGCCATCAACGATCTGGCTGAGTATCGAAAGTTAGCCATCAAGCACCTACGAATGCGATAGAGCGAAATGAAATCGAAGAGCATACTATCATCAAGAGGGGCTGATGCATGAAGTCCGAACAAGCTGTGACTGCAATCTATCCGAGTGATGCAGCTGCATGGGATAATTAAGTCAGCAGAATGAAGCCTGGTTTCAGGATTCGACGTATAGGGCATGATTATCAGTGTGTGCATCACCACGGAAAATGAGTGGTATGGTAACACCATTTAGCATTCAGGCGCTTAGCCCTAAGTATCTATCTTTGATGAGATGATTTGTCTGTGGACGGGATATTTCGCTAACAGTTCATCCATTTCCCAAAAGCTCATTGTGAAGCTCGATAACAACGAACAGAAGAGCCCGGAATAAATTAATCTCACTCATCTGTCGAGTCCCTAGAATCTTTCCCATGAAGTTGTCGCGGTAACTAAATTATCGACTGGCATCGTCATGAGACCGACATGGTCAGTACTAATGCTTCGTCGGTCCTTCTGGAGTCGGCATTCGCGCGCTGTTGCTGATAATCAAAACGTCCTTCGATTACCTGGCATCTACCTGGCCTATTAGGCAAACCCTGTTTTGTTCGAAGCCCGACAACCACTAGAACCGCATTACTCACGACCAGATCGCTTTATCCAAGCTCTTCCATGAATTCTTACCTGAAATCAGACTTCCTCAAGGCGATACGAGGCCCCGAGGTCAATCTCGCGAGGCCCATGGGGCCTGTCTGGAGTGCTCCAGACCTATACGGTTTTTAGTACAGTTTTCGTCCCCTGCCTGCGGCAAAGAGTACCAGAAGCTCGTGATGGATTGAGTACTGTGGTACAATTGAGTGTCGCTACTTGATGGCCAACTTACAGAAATGGCGCCAGATGTGATGGGGAGGTAGAGAGCACACAAGAGTTTTACTTGTTGATGAAAGCACCACAACAATTGTATGGAGAAGCACTTGCCTCCTACATCCGGAGCTATGGCCTCTGTTAAGATCGTACGATAAAGCTCGCGCCCTTGACTGATATTCAATGGAAAGTTGATGATTCAGAAAGCATCATGTCTGTGATAGTCCATCGGCCACTTTTATACTTCTTCATGATACTTTTGGCATCGGAGAACCTGTATGGCCTTCTGGTACCGTATTGAGGGCGCGACAAGAGCTTCGCTTCACTTGCCACACAACGGTGTACGGACGCTAATGCGCTCAGGCTCGGCTCAACACAGCCACTGCTAGTGTGCACGCAGAACGACGTATCTTTATCTATCTCCCCATCCTAGCTATAATAGGAGCAATTCCAGTTCGATAATTCCGTTGGGCGTAAAGCACCACCGAGCAAACAACAACTCTGCACTGCTCCCCACCTCAGTCAACGGCGTTAACAGAAGACAATGTGAGTTACTGTTACTATGCCATTCCGAATTTCATTTCTCGGATCGAGAAGTGGTACTGACCTCGACAGACTCGCAAGACTTGTGATAGCGCCAATCGATGGAGTTGTGCTGAGATGATGGAGCGCATCCGTGAATCCGAGTTGGCTTGGACGTATATTATCGCAGCAGCCTTGTGATGAATAGAAAAAGCAAAGACTTACTTCCTCTCAGGCAAAGCGCTGCCACGCAGGTGGGTGTTTCTAGGCGCAGTTGAACTTATCCAGTCAGACTCTCCTGATGAATCGCGTGCGAACACATCCAACTTTATCGCTTCATCCCCTACAAGCTACCACTCAAGCCGATGACGGCCCAGAATTCCCTTTGCGAGAGGCGGAGATCGAAAAAGCTTGTAAAAAAGGTCCACTTGCTGGGATCAGCCAGTATGGTGCAAGTCCACAGCGCTATAACCTGTTGGTGGAGAGATGGCAACGGCTGAACCGAATTGTGAAGGAATTCGTCACGTGTAGCCCAAACCGGCAAAACACAGAGGTTTGGTGAAGAGATAAGGTGTCAAGAAGGGGCGCGGGTGCGCGCACATCGGCACCAAGACGTGAAGACGGCATGGGAAACTAATTGTATACCCTCATTTTCCAGCAAATGTTATCACAAATTCCTTCACCATGGCCTAATATGTGGTTTTTATCACAATAAGCCTATTGACATTGATTGGGAAGGGATGACTACTCCAGAGTGGCCTCCATCTTGAACAACCAGTAAGTTCCGCAGCTCGCCTTAATGGAGGCCCCCTTAACTGAAATCTTGCTAGATGGCCTCCCATTGCGATATAGTGGCATGAGATCTAAATTAAAATTCGAACTCTGATCACTTCTGGCCGAATATAGGAAGTCCAAGTCCtattatttatttatttatttatttaatcaagtttaaggtccataccgagccctagggGCTATGACAGACCGCTACCAAGATGGTAGACTTATTCAGTACATTCAGTTTTTTCTTAACATCTTTTTTCTTGACCATTCGTagccttttcctcgccccaatccGCCTTGTCTGCGCAGGGCATTTGGGCAGTACTTATTTCTTATGCCCCTATAGCGCTACGATAACTGTGGCTATAGGGCCCTAAGAAAGTTCCTAACCCTCCTTGTATTATTGGCTAGTTCACTCTAGCCACCTTCGACGGGTAAAGAACCCATGATTCCTTGTCCATAAGGACCGTACCCTATCCCTAGGGATAAGTAGCTTAGCTGAGGCATGAGCTTACCATCCGCTCCTTTTTACATCTGAGCTTGATGTGATTCAAACTGTTAATTGGCCTAGGCCGTTCTTCGTAAGCATCCTTAGGGGTTAGAGGCTGGGAAAAGGTCCTCTAACACCCCACACCGTGTGTGATAGACTAGAGAACGCTCACTTACTTCTTTTTTGGGAGCCCCTAGATGCTCCCGGGTGCCGTAGCATGCCAAATTCCTCGGAAAAAGGCCACATGGTGGTATAATGTGCCAGTGGTGAGAATCGAACTCACGACCTCCCAGTGGTAGAACTTTCTCTAGGAAAAGTTCCCAATAATGGGGGCTGCCTCGGGACGCTACCACAACGCCACGCCGCCGGCGTCCAAGTCCTAGATGTCTCGTGCCAACAGGAAGCTTCAAAAACTTTCTACCAGAGTACTCTAGACAGGAAAAAGTCGTCTGTCACGGCTTTGTACCGGATGCTCCGCGCAAATTCCAGTCTTTCGGGCGGTTCTTGCTTGCCGGACAGTGTATGTATCAGGTACACGCTCCCTTAGCTGCGTTGGGATCTAACCGCACATACAGGTACCAGCACCGATATTTGTCGGAAAGCCACCAAGTTGGACATAAATAAGGCGGCAAATCATGCGCTGTATGTAGAAGATCTCATCTTTATCAGGTCGCTGGAATtttgaagagaagaacgtCGGTTCCTACTTCAAAAATACAAAATACAAACCAACAACCCTCATAATGTTGCGAAGACATACTTCCCATCCATGCGAGTCACAGCTATAATATCTGATACGCTGCTCCAGTGCCGTTGCATGATGTATGGCCAAGAGGTCGAAAAAGCCCTGAATCACATAA from Aspergillus chevalieri M1 DNA, chromosome 2, nearly complete sequence includes:
- a CDS encoding uncharacterized protein (COG:S;~EggNog:ENOG410Q2S3;~InterPro:IPR003034,IPR036361;~PFAM:PF02037), with product MAAPRSSSLRALRILSQQNPATPSLRRNLHITGAQSAQPANVADRTSLYSAQTVPDLKSECKKRSLTAGGSKNELVERLANHDFLQSRAFSIAMRRINGNAFADSSSREFNTSRSQKAVNDSSTVDFAYMPSMEELHSSAPNPGPRIPILPDLYKSAEPALTTPTAATGNYPPMKPQVYTVAGVTSDVAASPLSEVVDNHAVDIDPFSLTETVGRSRLGEMLQRQSGFSFRSSRQPGEKGVIGELMSSMMEDIFPKQLRK